The following nucleotide sequence is from Cryptosporangium minutisporangium.
GCGAGGCCCGCGGTGTCGACGACGTCCGGGTCGGCGCCGAGCGCGACGCCCATCTCGCGGGCGATCTGCGCGACCTCCAGCGAGTGCGTGAGCCGGGTGCGGAGGAAGTCGTCCTGGCCTCCGGTGATCACCTGGGTCTTCGCCGCCAGCCGCCGGAAGCCCGCGGAGTGCAGGACGCGGGCCCGGTCGCGTTGGAACGGGGTCCGGCCGGTGCCGGGGTCCTTCGCCGGCTCGGCGACCCGGCGCTGTGCGCCCCGTGTACCCCAGGCGTCGTCGTCCATCACGACGCAGCGTAACTCGCTCCGGGTGGGGCAGCCCTCGCCCGGCGCGCGCCGCGGCCGCCCGTGCTCGGGGCGCCCTGCCTCACGCGCTGTGGGCGGGGATGGTTGGCGTGCTTCCCGGGTGGCGCGGACCGCTACCAGACCGCGCGGGCTGACCCGGACACGAGCACCGACCACACCCCCTGCCGGACCTCCCACGACCGCCGACGCACCTCGTCGCTCACCTCGCCGTCGGTGTTCACCCGGAACGGCTCGGCGCCGTCCGCCACCAACAGCGACACGTGCCGGCCGCGGTGTACCCGCACGTCTTCTCGCCTGATGTGGACGCCGTCCCGCAGCGCCATCCCGTACGCGTACCGGTTCCGCGGACCGTGTACCGCGGCCACCACCACGTCCAGCAGCCCGTCGTCCGGCTCGGCGTTCGGGGCCAGCGGTGTGCCCCCACCGATCGACCGCCCGTTGCTCACCCCCAGCATGAGGATCGGCCGGCCGGCGTCGTGGACCCGCACACCGTCCACTTCGACGTCCATCGCCCAGCCCTCGCTGCTGAACCCCGCGACCAGGCCGCCCAGCGGATAGGCCGCCACCCCGAGCGCGGGCTTCCAGCCGGTGGCCAGCCGGCCCGCCTCCGCCCCGACGCCGGCGTGGGCGGCGTTGACCAGTACCTCACCGGTGTCGTCGACCGCGATGTCGAGGGTCCGTGGCCGTCCTTCCAGCACGGTCTCGGCCGCGCCGACCGGGTCGAGCGGGATCCCCAGCGTCCGCGCGAGGTCGTTGCCGGTACCCAGGGGAAGGAGCCCGAACGGACGTCGTGGATCGAGCAGGTGCGCGTTGTAGAGCAGCTGGACCGCCGCGTGCAGCGAGCCGTCACCCCCGGCCAGCACGGTCAACCGCTCCCGGTGGACGCGGAGCGCGGCACCGAGCGCATCCAGGTCCGCGGTGCGGACCACGATGACGTCGGCCACCCGGCGTAGAACATCGACGGCCTTGTCGACGGCGGCGAGTTCGGTGCTGCCAGCACCCTCGTTGACGACCACTAGCAGCTCTTGCGCCATGTGCCGACCCTAGCCAGGACGGTTGTCCACAGCGACTCGGGCACCGCTGCGGAACGTCGTACCGGCCTGCCAGAGTGCTCTCGTCATCCGCCGGAGCGCGTTCCCAGGAGAGTTTGATGTCCGCTTCCGAAGCCAAGCTTGCGACGATCCGTAAGCTGCTCGCCCAGGCCGAGGACGCAGCCGCCAGTCCGGCCGAGGCCGAGACGTTCACCGCCAAGGCCGCCGAGCTGATGGCCCGGTACGGCGTCGACCGGGCGATGCTCGCCGATGGCGACGAAACCGTCGACGCGATCGCCGACCGGGTGATCCGCCTCGATCCGCCCTACGCGCTCGACAAGATAGGCCTGCTCAGCGGCATCGGGCAGGCGCTCGGGCTGCACGTCGTCCAGCGCACCGGGTTCGGCGTGCGCGGCAAGGAGATCTCGGCGCTGCTGTTCGGGTACTCGTCCGACCTCGAGCGTGCCGAGATCCTGTTCACGTCGCTCCTGGTCCAGGCCGCGCGTGGACTGGCCGCCGCCCGGGTTCCGACGCACGAGAACAAGGCCGCGTACCGGCGCGCGTGGCTGGCCGGGTTCAGCACGACCGTGCGGCTGCGGCTGGCCGACGCCGAGCAGCGGGCGCGCGCGGAGGCCACCGAGGCGGCGTCCACGAGTGCGACGGGGCGCCCCGCTGAGCTCGTGCTCGCCGATCGGCGGCACGTCGTCGACCAGCGCTTCGCCGAGGCGTTCCCGAGGTTGCGGTCGGCGCCCCGCCGGGTGCTGAGTGGCAGCGGGCACGGGGACGGGATCGTCGCCGGCCACCGCGCCGATCTCGGCGGCGCCGCCCTGCCGACGCGACGCCGCTCCCTCGGCCGCTGACCCGGAGGCACCCGCCCGCGGCGGCTCCCCCGCGTCAGCGGCTGTCCGAGCCGCCCTCCTGCGCCACCGTGGCCCGCGCCGCCTCGAGGCGCGCCACCGGCACGCGGAACGGCGAGCACGAGACGTAGTCCAGCCCCACCTTGTTGAAGAAGTGCACCGAGTCCGGGTCACCGCCGTGCTCACCGCAGACACCGACCTTGAGGTCCGGCCGGGTGGCCCGCCCCTTCTCGGTACCGATCCGCACCAGCTCTCCGACGCCGTCCTCGTCGATCGTCTCGAACGGGCTGACGCCGAAGATCCCGACCTCCAGGTACGTGGAGAAGAACGCCGCCTCCACGTCGTCGCGGGAGAAGCCCCACGTCGTCTGGGTCAGGTCGTTGGTGCCGAACGAGAAGAACTGGGCGGCCTCCGCGATCTGGTCGGCGGTGAGCGCCGCCCGGGGCAGCTCGATCATCGTCCCGATCATGATCGGCAGGTCGCAGCCGGTCTCCTCGGCGACCTCCTTGAGCACCTGCTCGGTCTCGCCGCGGATGATCTCCAGCTCCTGCACCGAGCCGACCAGCGGGATCATGATCTCCGGCCGGGGATCCTTGCCGAGCTTCACCAGCTGGGCCGCCGCCTCGGCGATCGACCGGGTCTGCAGGTTGAACAGCCCCGGCACGACCAGTCCCAGCCGGACGCCGCGCAGCCCCAGCATCGGGTTCTGCTCGTGCAGCCGGTGGACGGCCTGCATCAGCCGCAGGTCGTTCTCGTTCTTCTCGCCCCGCGACTCCGCCAGCGCGACCCGGACGGACAGCTCGGTGATGTCCGGCAGGAACTCGTGCAGCGGCGGGTCGAGCAGCCGGATCGTCGTCGGCAGCCCGTCCATCGCGGTGAGCAGCTGCAGGAAGTCCCAGCGCTGCAGCGGCAGCAGCGCTTCGAGCGCCTGGTCCCGCTGCTCGTCGTCCTCGGCCAGGATCAGCCGCTCGACGTGCTGACGCCGCTCGCCGAGGAACATGTGCTCGGTGCGGCACAGTCCGATGCCCTCGGCGCCGAACCGCCGTGCCCGCTCGGCGTCCTCGGCCGTGTCGGCGTTGGCGCGGACGCCCATCCGGCGGGCGCTGTCCGCGTGCGTCATGATCCGGTGCACTGCGGAGACCAGGTCGTCCTTCGCCGTGGAGACGTC
It contains:
- a CDS encoding diacylglycerol/lipid kinase family protein: MAQELLVVVNEGAGSTELAAVDKAVDVLRRVADVIVVRTADLDALGAALRVHRERLTVLAGGDGSLHAAVQLLYNAHLLDPRRPFGLLPLGTGNDLARTLGIPLDPVGAAETVLEGRPRTLDIAVDDTGEVLVNAAHAGVGAEAGRLATGWKPALGVAAYPLGGLVAGFSSEGWAMDVEVDGVRVHDAGRPILMLGVSNGRSIGGGTPLAPNAEPDDGLLDVVVAAVHGPRNRYAYGMALRDGVHIRREDVRVHRGRHVSLLVADGAEPFRVNTDGEVSDEVRRRSWEVRQGVWSVLVSGSARAVW
- a CDS encoding DUF2786 domain-containing protein, whose amino-acid sequence is MSASEAKLATIRKLLAQAEDAAASPAEAETFTAKAAELMARYGVDRAMLADGDETVDAIADRVIRLDPPYALDKIGLLSGIGQALGLHVVQRTGFGVRGKEISALLFGYSSDLERAEILFTSLLVQAARGLAAARVPTHENKAAYRRAWLAGFSTTVRLRLADAEQRARAEATEAASTSATGRPAELVLADRRHVVDQRFAEAFPRLRSAPRRVLSGSGHGDGIVAGHRADLGGAALPTRRRSLGR